In the genome of Fretibacterium sp. OH1220_COT-178, one region contains:
- the hisIE gene encoding bifunctional phosphoribosyl-AMP cyclohydrolase/phosphoribosyl-ATP diphosphatase HisIE, which yields MNVGARIDVGALKFDERGLIPAIVQDHRSRRVLTLAYMSRESLEITLREGRTCFHSRSRGTLWRKGETSGNIQRVVSIRPDCDGDALLVEVLKEGPACHRGTDSCFDGDTPPGAPHLSVDALYRLLRDRNVSRPEGSYTTYLFEKGLEKILKKCGEEATEVVIAAMKGSREETVYELADLCYHALVLMVHCGVTPDDVRSELASRHVVDRKVKQEPLR from the coding sequence ATGAACGTCGGCGCGAGGATCGACGTCGGCGCGCTGAAGTTCGACGAGCGCGGCCTGATCCCGGCGATCGTCCAGGACCACCGCAGCCGCAGAGTGCTCACCCTGGCCTACATGAGCCGCGAGAGCCTGGAGATCACCCTGAGGGAGGGCCGCACCTGCTTCCATTCGCGCAGCCGCGGGACGCTCTGGCGCAAGGGCGAGACCAGCGGCAACATCCAGCGCGTGGTCTCCATCCGCCCCGACTGCGACGGGGACGCACTGCTGGTGGAGGTCCTGAAGGAGGGCCCGGCCTGCCATCGGGGGACCGACTCCTGTTTCGACGGGGACACGCCCCCCGGGGCCCCGCACCTCTCGGTCGACGCGCTCTACCGGCTGCTCCGGGACCGGAACGTCAGCCGGCCGGAGGGCAGCTACACCACCTATCTGTTCGAGAAGGGGCTGGAGAAGATCCTGAAGAAGTGCGGGGAGGAGGCGACGGAGGTCGTCATCGCCGCCATGAAGGGGTCGAGGGAGGAGACGGTCTACGAGCTGGCGGACCTCTGCTACCACGCCCTCGTGCTGATGGTGCACTGCGGCGTGACGCCGGACGACGTTCGAAGCGAGCTGGCCTCCCGCCATGTGGTCGACCGCAAGGTGAAGCAGGAGCCGCTTCGGTGA
- a CDS encoding histidinol-phosphatase: MIRSTLHNHTTLCDGRSTPEAMVRAAVAAGFSDLGFSAHSPAPFDAGSLRSEAAYRETLLALRQKYAGVIRIAIGMEQDFLAPVARRADYDFLIGSVHFLRVDGAHHAVDWDKERFGALLQAVGGPLAAVRAYYASVVDMVRTQRPDVVGHFDLIVKFNAEGRFFEEDAAYRRIALEALDAVIESGCVPELNASGFRWRGRPNPDGFLLRRLREKNRLLTLQADCHDAGDLLRFLPEGAEALRQAGFRSALQWIGGAWQEVGL, from the coding sequence GTGATCCGCTCGACCCTCCACAACCACACGACGCTCTGCGACGGCCGCAGCACGCCGGAGGCGATGGTCCGGGCGGCCGTAGCGGCGGGGTTCTCGGACCTGGGCTTCAGCGCCCACTCCCCCGCCCCCTTCGACGCGGGCTCCCTGCGTTCGGAGGCGGCGTACCGCGAAACGCTCCTCGCCCTGCGGCAAAAGTACGCCGGCGTCATCCGCATCGCCATCGGCATGGAGCAGGACTTCCTGGCTCCGGTGGCCCGCCGTGCGGATTACGACTTCCTGATCGGATCCGTACATTTCTTGAGGGTGGACGGAGCCCATCACGCGGTGGATTGGGACAAGGAACGCTTCGGCGCGCTTCTTCAGGCGGTCGGCGGCCCCCTGGCGGCCGTCCGGGCCTACTACGCAAGCGTCGTCGACATGGTGCGGACCCAGCGCCCGGACGTGGTCGGGCACTTCGACCTGATCGTCAAGTTCAACGCGGAGGGGCGTTTCTTCGAGGAGGACGCGGCGTACCGGAGGATCGCCCTGGAGGCGCTCGACGCGGTGATCGAGAGCGGGTGCGTTCCGGAACTGAACGCCAGCGGGTTCCGCTGGCGCGGTCGGCCGAACCCGGACGGCTTCCTGCTGCGCCGGCTTCGGGAGAAGAACCGCCTCCTCACGCTTCAGGCGGACTGCCACGACGCAGGGGACCTTCTGCGCTTCCTGCCGGAGGGGGCGGAGGCCCTGCGACAGGCCGGCTTCCGTTCCGCGCTTCAGTGGATCGGCGGCGCCTGGCAGGAGGTCGGGCTTTAG